One part of the Rutidosis leptorrhynchoides isolate AG116_Rl617_1_P2 chromosome 1, CSIRO_AGI_Rlap_v1, whole genome shotgun sequence genome encodes these proteins:
- the LOC139851027 gene encoding PKS-NRPS hybrid synthetase cheA-like yields the protein MNSQVNNDEKLYLESSKFQSRDELVKNVRAFYFNKGFGLSICNSKKDTFVILKCDRGGSYRDRNDVGETRKRSTVTHLIDCPFKIEGRKGWDGMWIFRPKCLNHNHEQSSDISGHSLFRRLPADSVESVKDMTKSGIPPRQILCSLRQRDPNLPTTSRTIYNLNAKVRRENLGNRSMIDALFEELQVGGFWYDILYDQQGHITSFFLHTLYQLNWPKPFLTPL from the exons ATGAACTCTCAG GTTAACAATGATGAAAAATTATATCTTGAGAGTTCTAAGTTTCAATCGCGTGATGAGTTAGTAAAGAATGTGCGAGCATTTTATTTTAATAAAGGTTTTGGACTGTCCATTTGTAATTCAAAAAAGGATACATTTGTGATTCTAAAGTGTGATCGGGGCGGTTCTTATCGAGATAGAAATGATGTTGGGGAAACAAGAAAAAGGAGCACTGTAACTCATTTGATTGATTGTCCCTTTAAAATAGAAGGTAGAAAAGGATGGGATGGTATGTGGATATTTAGACCAAAATGCTTAAATCATAACCATGAGCAATCTTCTGATATTTCTGGACATTCGTTATTCCGTCGATTGCCAGCTGATAGCGTAGAAAGTGTCAAAGATATGACCAAATCTGGAATACCCCCGAGACAAATCCTTTGTTCTTTACGTCAACGAGACCCAAATCTCCCGACTACCTCTAGAACTATTTACAACTTGAATGCAAAAGTTCGTAGGGAGAATTTAGGAAATAGGTCAATGATTGATGCCTTATTTGAAGAGCTTCAAGTAGGTGGTTTTTGGTACGATATTTTATATGATCAACAAGGGCATATAACGAGTTTCTTTTTGCACACCCTTTATCAATTAAATTGGCCAAAACCTTTTCTGACACCTTTGTGA
- the LOC139850869 gene encoding protein FAR-RED IMPAIRED RESPONSE 1-like: MPLLDIIGVSCFNTSFYSGFAFLEREDEESYIWALNAFKKILGSENQPSVIMTDRELALMNAISKVFPAATNLLCVWHIEKNVLANCKKHFKREAEFDIFMCSWKNVIYSITEAIFLNNWWEFKLSYDVKKEAIDYIMNIWLPWKEKFVSAWTEKYLHFGNRTYSRAEGAHAKLKMYLPCFDTISTPYYVCFSGLIFILN; this comes from the coding sequence ATGCCTCTACTTGATATCATTGGAGTTTCATGTTTCAATACCTCGTTTTACTCTGGATTTGCTTTTCTTGAAAGGGAAGATGAAGAAAGTTATATTTGGGCACTAAATGCGTTTAAAAAGATTCTAGGAAGTGAGAATCAACCGTCAGTGATTATGACAGATAGAGAACTAGCACTAATGAATGCCATAAGTAAGGTATTTCCAGCAGCTACAAATCTTTTGTGTGTTTGGCATATTGAAAAGAACGTTTTAGCGAATTGCAAGAAGCATTTTAAACGTGAAGCGGAGTTTGACATATTTATGTGTAGTTGGAAAAATGTGATATATTCAATAACAGAAGCTATCTTTTTAAATAATTGGTGGGAATTCAAGTTATCGTATGATGTAAAGAAAGAAGCAATTGATTACATAATGAACATATGGTTACCTTGGAAAGAAAAATTTGTTAGTGCTTGGACCGAAAAGTATTTGCATTTTGGTAATCGTACATACTCAAGAGCTGAAGGTGCTCACGCCAAACTCAAAATGTATTTACCTTGTTTTGATACAATTAGTACTCCGTATTATGTATGTTTTAGTggacttattttcatattaaattaa